Proteins co-encoded in one Erinaceus europaeus chromosome X, mEriEur2.1, whole genome shotgun sequence genomic window:
- the LOC103108161 gene encoding olfactory receptor 13H1-like produces MDILLNDNGSEVTEFILVGLSNHPKSQIAFYCTMIMVYLITLVGNSLIVVVVRVDGRLHTPMYFFLSNLSILDICYSSNSVPFLLLNGLKDYPTISYNKCYVQMTIALFLGMTECLLLAVMAYDRFIAISNPLRYTIVMNNRVCIQLAMVTWASAFLLAIIPIIAIPARFCGHNIINHFTCEVQALLKLICTDTPVRAILGLVIGIFTLPLPFTFILISYARIVVAVLRIRSTEARLKAFSTCGSHLTVVTIFYGTAIYMYLKPQSKDSQDQGKIISTFYGVVTPMLNPLIYTLRNKDVKDDIKKIIRK; encoded by the coding sequence ATGGATATCCTGCTTAATGATAATGGTAGTGAAGTGACAGAGTTCATCCTGGTAGGTTTATCCAATCATCCAAAATCCCAGATTGCTTTTTATTGCACCATGATCATGGTTTACCTGATCACGTTGGTAGGTAACAGTctcatcgttgttgtggttagaGTTGATGGGAGGCTTCATACACCCATGTATTTTTTCCTCAGCAACCTGTCCATCCTTGATATCTGCTATTCTAGCAATTCAGTGCCTTTTTTGTTGCTCAATGGTTTAAAAGACTATCCCACCATTTCCTATAACAAGTGTTATGTCCAAATGACTATTGCCCTTTTTCTAGGGATGACAGAGTGTCTTCTACTTGCTGTCATGGCTTATGATAGATTTATTGCGATCTCCAATCCTCTGCGTTATACTATTGTTATGAACAACAGAGTCTGCATACAGTTAGCCATGGTAACCTGGGCCAGTGCCTTTCTTTTAGCAATAATACCAATCATTGCAATTCCTGCACGGTTTTGTGGACACAATATCATCAACCATTTTACCTGTGAGGTCCAAGCTCTGTTGAAGCTTATCTGCACAGACACCCCAGTCAGAGCTATTCTGGGTCTGGTCATTGGCATATTCACATTGCCACTGCCCTTCACCTTCATCCTCATATCCTATGCACGGATTGTGGTTGCTGTGTTGAGGATTCGCTCTACAGAGGCCAGATTAAAAGCGTTCTCTACCTGTGGATCCCATTTGACTGTGGTCACAATATTTTACGGGACCGCGATCTACATGTATCTGAAGCCTCAGTCAAAAGATTCCCAGGACCAGGGTAAAATCATCTCTACATTTTATGGTGTAGTGACCCCTATGTTGAATCCTCTCATTTATACTTTGAGGAACAAGGATGTGAAAGatgatataaaaaaaataattagaaagtaA